In Pseudoliparis swirei isolate HS2019 ecotype Mariana Trench chromosome 2, NWPU_hadal_v1, whole genome shotgun sequence, the following are encoded in one genomic region:
- the mob4 gene encoding MOB-like protein phocein yields the protein MVMAEGTAVLRRNRPGTKAKDFYNWQDESFEEMDSTLAVQQYIQQNIRSDCSNIDKILEPPEGQDEGVWKYEHLRQFCLELNGLAVKLQSECHPDTCTQMTATEQWIFLCAAHKTPKECPAIDYTRHTLDGAACLLNSNKYFPSRVSIKESSVAKLGSVCRRIYRIFSHAYFHHRQIFDKYENETFLCHRFTRFVMKYNLMSKDNLIVPILEEEVQNTSSAGESEA from the exons ATGGTCATGGCGGAGGGTACTGCAGTTCTCAGGAGGAATCGGCCTGGAACCAAGGCAAAG GATTTCTACAACTGGCAGGATGAGTCGTTCGAGGAGATGGACAGCACCCTGGCTGTTCaacag TACATCCAGCAGAACATCAGATCAGATTGCTCAAATATCGACAAAATCCTGGAGCCTCCGGAGGGGCAGGACGAAGGGGTGTGGAAGTACGAGCACCTCAG GCAGTTCTGTCTGGAGCTCAATGGACTAGCCGTAAAACTGCAG AGCGAGTGCCATCCAGACACCTGCACCCAGATGACGGCCACAGAGCAGTGGATCTTTCTCTGTGCCGCCCACAAGACGCCCAAAGAG TGCCCCGCCATCGATTACACCAGGCACACGCTGGACGGAGCTGCCTGTCTTCTCAATAGCAACAAATACTTCCCCAGCAG GGTGAGCATCAAGGAGTCATCCGTGGCAAAGCTGGGCTCCGTCTGTCGTCGCATCTATAGGATATTCTCTCACGCCTACTTCCACCACCGCCAGATATTCGACAAGTATGAG AACGAGACGTTCCTGTGTCACCGGTTCACGCGCTTCGTCATGAAATACAACCTGATGTCCAAGGACAACCTGATCGTGCccatcctggaggaggaggtgcagaacacCTCGTCAGCCGGCGAGAGCGAGGCCTAG